The Rosa rugosa chromosome 3, drRosRugo1.1, whole genome shotgun sequence sequence CAAGCAAGGAGTAATTATTACAGGGAGGTGAAGAGGCTGTACAAACAATAGCTAGTAAGTGTTCTAATTAGCAATCGATATCTAGGAAGCTACAATGATTCAATGTCAAAGACTTTTGTAAATTGTACAAAGCATGACAAAAACGAAAGAGAAACGAAAGCTGTTCGGGTTTTGATGGCTTGATCAATCATACAAACCCTCTTGCTCCCATATATCAACAAGAAAATCGATCATTTCCTGtcattttcagattttgagAATGAGTAAGGAAGAATCACAGAGCTTGCACATGCAGAATCAGAAAGGTGAAACAATTAGGAACTGAGTCAACAACTTACAGGAAGAGGGATTGGCTGGCGAAAGGGCTTGTTGGTACTAAGTAAGCTCTCATAAGTTGCATTCCAACTACAAAACAAATCATCGGATCATTTGTATTATGCAGCAACAAGAGATAGAATCAAGCGAAAATTAGTAAATAGTTGAATGCCTACTTCTACAAACTAGGAATAGGCAACGTATATACTTGAAAAATACTTGAATATTGGCAAATGGGAGACGATCTAATGAATATTCAAAATGTAAaaagaaaatgctgcttttaCAGAACGCCTCTACAACAAATACCACTAACATCGTAGGGAATAAAGAAAAATCACCTTATTGTAGGTTCTCGAAGTTGTGTCTGGGGTCGAGACGTTTTATTTCCACGCCACTGCTGTCTTGTCTGGTTCCAGAGTAAGAGACCTGTATCCATTGAAATTTTCATTATCAACAGTATAGTTTGGTACATGAATTTGAATTAAATGTTTCCAGTTTTCcacagaaaaaataataattcttGACAGAAAAGCTAAGCCACCAAATTTCAGAGAAGATCACCATAAATTTATCATCCATTGCTTTCACTTCAGAAAAGACATGGATAGACAGGGAACATCAATATCACAAATATTAATTTGGACAAACAATGCATATAAAATCAGTAAAAACAAtgaagctgaaaaaaaaaaaaaaaaaaaaattaaatggtcATGTGAGGTGAGCATTCTTGACCATCCACCATTGTCTTCCTATGTTCTTAAAACATACAAATTAAAACATGCATAGGCATTCTGTACCAGTAATAAAATCCCATAAAAGAATATTGCAAAAGTACTTCCAGTTCTACATTATCTGTATTCCATGGCACCTTCAACTTTGGAATATATGGTGAGATCTTAAGACACTGAACCACCTAGGCCACAGGCAGCTCTTTCTCTGACGGTCAGTTACCAGAATATGAGTATCAGAATCATCTAGCCCCGAGCTTCATTGGACTATATTCCATATGGAAAAAAACTAGCATTATGTGGGTGACTTGCACAACACCAAGGATACCAAATAAACAGCACAAATGATAGTTTCAATCAGTAACAACAACCCCCACTCCCTCtccccaaaaaagaagaaagaaggaaaaacacacagatagagagagagaaagagcccCAAAAACACAGACATACATAACGGGTTTATTAAATATTTACCGTGATTTACAAATTCAGGAGTATTGCTTGTGCTGCCCGCACCACGGGCGTCAAGGGGATTGTTTGAAGTGCTAATTGATGAGATGCTTATCTGAGACTGAATCGCACTGTTATCCATTTCAATAGTGCTAGTGCTCCAGAAATCCTCTGACATGCTGTTTTTCCTCACTGTTTGACCTTGAATTCTCAGTCCGCTTGATGGCTCATCTACCACAGTAAATCTGGGTTGGCTACAGCTTCCAAGACAACCTCTGCTCTGTTACAAATTAGTTTTAAGTAACCATGAAAAATGATTAGTGCCCACCTAACTCGATTACATTCAAGGAGCCAGAAATGTATGACAAActgtagaaaaagaaaaaagaaaagaaaaggccaAATGAAAACTAAGACAAATTGAGTGCATATATTTGCAtaaacaatttctttttgaaTACCCTTTTCCGAGAAaggaagaaaataacaaaacagTAAAAACCATACATTTTCTTATGATTCTATAACATGCAAAATTTTATATGCTGAAAGCTAACTATAATAAAAGCTTTCCTTGTTTAACCGAAAAGATAGCAAAAtacacaaaaaaagaagaataaaagaaaagaacaaccAAAGTTGTAAGCTAAGAAGCATGCAATCTCAGTATTGAGGTTTAGATAGCTGTCAAAGGCATACCATAGTCTGCATAAACAAAGATATAAATAGTTAAACACAGGTAGCAATTGCTGAGTGCGTGATCCCATTAGAATTCACAACTAACCGTACTGAAAATACACTTAAATGCATGAATGTGGACATGTTCTTCTCTTTGAGAAGAATATTGATAAGTTGGTAGATACACACATAAACATAGAGCACAGGTACAATACACTACGAAGAAAAGTTACCATTACACTGCACACTATGGGAAAATTTTGCTAAATTAGAAACCATCCTGGAGAAAGAGCCTTGATACCAAAGTCACATTTGGCAAACACACCTAGGATCCAATTTAAACACAAGCAAGAAATATAACTACTCATATTCACACCACCAGATCCAAGGCCGCACCGCCACAGTGGCCAATTATGAAAAACTTTTATAATAAGAAGAATTCCTTGGAGCAATGGAGCTAATATTCAATAGAAATCATTTCTGGTAACAACTAGAAATAAATCTTTTCCCCCCTTACACTGAAAAGTGCCTTGCATTTATTTTTGAATTTCTCCATTAGTAGAACCACAAGAGCtcgaaaacaagttccggagaATGCAAAAAATGAAGAGCAAGGTTTCTTCCCAAAGCATCTCTCTGTCTGGGACAACAAACAACACCTAGAATACATAACTCCCCCAGAATTACATGCAAAGGGAAAACCCTTATTAGAATTCCAAATGCCTAAGACTTGAAGCAAAGAATGGGAAATAAAAAGGCTACACCACGTTTCCTTATTAACTGACTCTCAAGCTCGCTTAACGGACAAGCAAGTTCAAGTACAAAGAttcctaaaacaaagttaaaggAACAAGCTTCAGCTACAGAAGAAAGCCTTAAATCTTCTGATTGGTCAGGTCATCCAGAAAGCCAgggtaaaaacaaaagaaacattGTACTTTTGAATCTTTATTTTAGGTGATGTCACCATTCCTAGAAACAGCAAGATCAATTCTTTTACGGCAAATATCAGTATGACCAATTTGAGCTCAAGAATCTCAGCAATTGGAAAGAGGAAATATCATTCTCAGATGTAAAGTCCAACTCTTTTTTCCTCTCATTGCTATTCTCAACATCCAAACATTTAAAGCACAAATGGAACTTCATAATAACAAACCAAGCTTTCAACTTTTTTCTCCTCCATTCTCcccatctttttttttgagtttcCATTCTCCTCATCTTTCTCAGGAAACAAATAGAACCCAGAACATTATGAAAAACATAAAGATCAAGGAATAAGAAAAGCAAAAAGTAAAAATCTCAAACTCACCCCATGCATGTGAAAATGGCAGAGACCCAAGATGGAAGGTAACTATAGCTTTTCATCTAAACGAGGCCAAACTCCACTAA is a genomic window containing:
- the LOC133739394 gene encoding uncharacterized protein LOC133739394 isoform X2; the encoded protein is MKSYSYLPSWVSAIFTCMGGCLGSCSQPRFTVVDEPSSGLRIQGQTVRKNSMSEDFWSTSTIEMDNSAIQSQISISSISTSNNPLDARGAGSTSNTPEFVNHGLLLWNQTRQQWRGNKTSRPQTQLREPTISWNATYESLLSTNKPFRQPIPLPEMIDFLVDIWEQEGLYD
- the LOC133739394 gene encoding uncharacterized protein LOC133739394 isoform X3 — encoded protein: MHGSRGCLGSCSQPRFTVVDEPSSGLRIQGQTVRKNSMSEDFWSTSTIEMDNSAIQSQISISSISTSNNPLDARGAGSTSNTPEFVNHGLLLWNQTRQQWRGNKTSRPQTQLREPTISWNATYESLLSTNKPFRQPIPLPEMIDFLVDIWEQEGLYD
- the LOC133739394 gene encoding uncharacterized protein LOC133739394 isoform X1 translates to MYSRCCLLSQTERCFGKKPCSSFFAFSGTCFRALVVLLMEKFKNKCKALFSSRGCLGSCSQPRFTVVDEPSSGLRIQGQTVRKNSMSEDFWSTSTIEMDNSAIQSQISISSISTSNNPLDARGAGSTSNTPEFVNHGLLLWNQTRQQWRGNKTSRPQTQLREPTISWNATYESLLSTNKPFRQPIPLPEMIDFLVDIWEQEGLYD